The sequence below is a genomic window from Mercenaria mercenaria strain notata chromosome 14, MADL_Memer_1, whole genome shotgun sequence.
TTCATTGCTTTCGGAGATGTTCTAAGGAATCAACAAGTTTAAAGTGGAAgaactttgtcaaaataaaagatGGGATCATCGAAGTTGCTATATAAACTCACAGTAGGGTTTGCAAATGTCAAATCAAATTAACTAATCGGTTTCAGAAATATTGAAGGAAATATCAGTAATGGAAAATTTTGCATGTGAAGATGGAAGTaccttttttcaaaacaaacgTCAACAGATCACCTTTCGAAATTATACTGTGTGAGttcaaaaaatattcaagaaaactATTCTGGACGAACAGGACGCCCACTGGGGCGGCACGGGACGGACGGGACAAAGTATTTCCAACAAAGCCTCTACCGCAAAAATATTGTGGGGGAAAACAGTGTTAATAGGACTCCGAGAACTACCGCAAGAAATTTTTACTCATATATGGTTGTTCTCCCTTTTAATAGGTACTCTGCTGTCTATTATTACTGAGATGCAGCTGTCGCGTAGATCATTTCTTGTTTACGTAGTTGTATTagcattttatttgaaaattaccTTTAGGGGGTACAATTAACTGTATCCCAAGATCTGTGGATGGGACAAGTAATCATTGCCTTGCTCCCTTTCATGCCTTGAATACATATAAAAATTGCTGCTCCCTCCGTAATTTGAGTTATTAATATCATCTAGAGAGGCGGACCCGAACGCTATGAAATACTCGACCCACaatctttaaaataaacaaatgaatgaagtattgccatgcaatacaaattccGCTATGGAACGTGATAATTATCCCCAAATGCAGTTTAATCTAATGatctgatatatgtcaatgatgtattgTACAATAGTGGGTATTTGCATGACACATTATCtctttatggggaacatttgtgctaagtaatattaaaatccagcATGGATGACTGGGCAGGCAGAAAACcattttgacctttgatctttaagtgtgaccttgccctttgagctaTAGCAGGGGTTTGCGCATGAAAAAGTCGTTGTGTTATGGGGAACGTCTGTGCCCTCCTCCcaaaataaaatcccttcatataGATGACCGAGTTATGGACATGAGAGGAGAAAAAAGAACTACTGAACATTGACCTaaaatagtgacattgacctttaagctaggggccAGGGTTGGCGTTTGCGCATGACAatttgtctcattatgggaaacatctgtgccaaaacatattaaaatcccaTTGACGAATGacagagttttggaccggacaagGAAAAAAACAACCTAATAAACACTGACCtcagagtgaccttgacctttaagttaggaatcttggtgttgtgcatgacacatttcATCTTGACCTAGGGGTCTGAGATATGTACAttacacatcgtctcattatgaggaacactTGTGCCAATTTATATTAAAGTCCTATAATTAAAGTCCCTTTATGGATTGTTGagtcggacaggaaaaaagccctgttggcatttaacctccaagtgtgactttgaccttagagcGAGGGTTCCAGGTTTTGTGCACGACACGTTTTGtcacacgaaattgcggacggaagGAATGACGGACCCACGGACAAAACTTCATTTCAGGTTTAtggtgtatttttttattaatttctgttGTTAGCTTATGGGCTATAGCCCTTAACCCCTTTATTCACGGAATTACCCTATTGTTTTCTTTTGCTCTCTGTCCCGTAGAAAGCTTAAATCCTGAATGTTTgctcggacggacagacgaactaACGGGCGGACTgtaaagcgcaatcctatagttcCCGAAGCTAGTTTTCAACAAGTAAGGGACTAATAAACTATTAAACATTCGTTATTACAAAAAACAGTCATTTAAATCTTAGAACAATCTATTTTTACTTTAACTAATTGTGGCTTTTGATACCAAAATCGATTTTTATCAATTACCTTTTGGCAAACATGTTgtgttatcccacactcctgatACCATACAAGTGATGACTTCTTTGCTTGTTTCATAGCCTGGGTAACAAGTAACCTCTGTCTTAGCGCCGTATGTCGAGTTTCCAGCATCGACCAGTCTTGCATCTCCAAATGAAATAGAGGGTGCAGGACCACAATCTAGAAAAACAGTACAGTTTTATAAACGTTAGCtcttaaatatacatatttcatttttataatgcaTAAAGTAGTTTAGAACTATAGAAGTTGCGGCAAAAAGTAAATGCATTTGGAGAAGCAAGGAGATTACCGTTAATGGTGCAGTAGAAATCATAGTAAACAGTGGTATCATGTATGTCAAGCTTCAAACATTATTGAAATTAGGGTTGTTACATACCTTTCACAGTGCAAACAACACCTTCCCATGATGCATTCGACAAGCATGTCACTTCGGCAGTGACGGTTTCATACCCGTCGTCACAGACGGTTGCGGCCTTGGATTTGTAACTAGTGTTTCCCTGTTCCTTAAGTTCGAGGTATCCATTTGGAATTGATGGCAGTGCACCACAACCTTTAATTTTAAGGGGCTTGATATTTCTTTCTGATAAATCGTACTAAGCGTAAATTTTGATATTCAAGTATTATTAAGGAgttcattattcattttattaagcCGATTGTATGATCATAGTTTGCTAATTTCAGAAATGTGTGAACTTTAATTCACGTATTCACACCTGTCATTGTGATGTAGTCATTATGTTTGCACATTCGGATCAATTTTGTGTTTACAATATTGATTAACAGGGTTTAATACGCTTAGAAAAACGGCCAAAAAGGTGACAGGATCATGACATTGTGATTTATCtttttctcccttttttaaactatttttggaCCTCAGGCAGGCAAGATTTGATTGTTGGATTctgtgggaaaatcacaattttgatgatattttttggggaactagaattttttttatcacaatGAAGATTTTAATGAGGCATTTTCACAGTTGTAAATCAACATTTGTCTAATAAATGGTCAACTAAAATAGTTTAAGATACTGCCCGTGATTTAAAGAATCTGCAAATTTAAAGCgggttttaaaacaatatttggaattatttcacaAAAAGAACATTCCTTAGAATGTAATGATGCCATTTTATAAATACACACACGGATGACATCTAAACGCAGGACAAGTTTCCTCTCCGTATGCCTGGTTCAgattttattctatgttatcaggataaatgatttccggtatatcaAACATGTAGAATTACTAGTACCTTAAATCACTTAACAGTTAGCTGAAAACGCTGATAAtatcttgaagaaaaaaaaacgtaccAACACACCAGGATTCTTGCTCTGAGGAGCAGCTTATACTGAATCTTGTGTCTGGTATAGAGgctgaagcaaaacaagaaaagaaaaaaacataatggATCAGACCAAATGACAGTTTGAGGTATGCATCGCTTTTTGACTATATGTTGTTTTCATATCTAATTTTATAACTATTCATTAATTCTTTAAGAAATGGGTTTGAGAGAAACACCCCTAATATAGAGgctgaagcaaaacaagaaaagaaagaaCATAAATGGATCAGACAAATGACAGTTTGAGGTATTGCATCGCTTTTTTACTATATGTTGTCTTTCATATCTAAATTTTTTAactattcattaaatttttttaagaaagggTTTGAGAGAAAAAACCCCTAATATTCAATAATGAGTTAAATAAAAGCATTATTTACCGCTAAAACCAAGAAAAAAAGTAGCCTTTCCCGGTCCTCAGCTTCATTGTTAGAAAGGTAAATTTTACGTAAGTGTATTTAAAATGTTCACTATGATTGGCGAGCCATAAAACTTTTACATCTGATGTCTTTTAAATGGTGTTTGGACCCCCTTTGACGAAATCTAAACTTTGGTTGCAGTACGATGAATCATAGTACAAGTCGGCATCGATGGTATAGACATGTATACTTGAGGAGCAATTGTACACTTCCCTTGAGAGGAGCAAGTGGCATCTCCGGTTGTTACACTCGGGTAATTTTCATTTGTAAGGTACAAGGGAGGTCCGTCTGATGAGGTTGTTCTACTTGAACATATTGACACAATCGAGTTTCTGTAATAACaagcattattttttttcatttttcgttagAAATAGCAGATCTGAATAATCGTGCATATACAAATGCATTCTTGTATTAAATATACAGTAGTATTTTTCCACCTGAAGGGCGTTataaacaaaaaagtatttttggtAATACGTTAAAATAACTGCTTGATGTCAGACATTTTTCTTGGttatcaaaaaacattttttttcagatatttatcCAAATGTATAAGTAATTGCCTGTCTTACCAGGTATACAGTAGTATTTCACTTGCACATAAGAAGGTCCTTTGTACCAAATTGCAAAAGTCACGACTGCCtgcaaggtcaagatcaaactttTGTGTCCCGACATATCCGGCggatatatgcagtttctaaaattttgttgaattttaaccCGTCTTCGCTATCGAAAAAGTGCAACATGTGCTGTCACAGCCGCTCTGTATGCAAATAGAACACGTTCTACTGCAAGACGTCATCGCCGCAATTCAAAAATGAATGGACTGAAGCTGCAGAAGGATTCCGGTGCTCATCGTTTCTAACAAATGCAACTGACCTGAAACTGAAGACTGATAGTGCAATCACGAAAAATGTgagcatttcaaagttacttCTTACAAGGCCCtgtttattttcctattaaacaaaagaACTGCCtgtttattttcctattaaacaaaagaACTGcctgtttatttttcaaagaactgaaactgtgttattatgcaacacagTCATTGTTAGTACGCCATAATAATTTTGTCAAACCGTCAAACGGCCCCAAAACAGCACGctggaaaaagaaaacaaactaaaacaGGCTAAATATGTTGGACATGTTGAGTGTACGGAATAATccttgaaattttgttagaactgaagtacagttgaataaagtcattgtttgtcaGAGCGTATTATCGATATAATGTTTCTCAGAAAAATATGTTTCTTATTTGGGAATGATTGTGCTTTAACACTATGTACTTTCAGATGTCGTATATCAAATAGGTTCGTTCATAGTAATATAATAAAGGTATATAAAAAAACGAAACTTGAATgtttagatatattttcattaaaatcgtaaaaaaacatgcatatttaaaagtcattttgttATTATGTAAACATcagaaaaaattcattttttagaTTAATTTAATGCATAAAAGGTCACGAATTTTGGGCAGGAAATCCTTTTGATAATAGTATTTTATATTCGCGGTAAAAATTTggttgaaatttgttttatttgaacaaGCAAACGTATCTAAACAAAATATAGATGAGTTTTATCTACACCTTTGATAAATGTTGCATTCTTACAGTGCTGTAGACTTGAAATTATATGTAATGTGTAATGTAACAGATTCattcaaaaattgaaaacatcAGTTAGCGAACATCATGTCTGAAATAGAATCGTGTATATTTACAACTGTCTTGAAAAGTATGTCTTTGTCAGAAGAATATTAATAGTTACCTGAATTCCCTCTCATCCTCATATATTTGTGTATTTGCAgtcttttctgtatattttcagGTTTATGATTCCATGCTCTAGTCTTAAACAAAGTGTTTGATCATtaaaacaaatatgattaaaaagtaAAGAATACAATTATAGCTgacgttttaaatttaaaatttaaattttcctgaACAACTAAGTGGCCAGAAAACGGAGAGAAATAAGCCAATTAGAAACGCCAACATTCCCGCTTGTTTGAAGGTATATGTCTCCCAgttatttaatttaacaaatgTTACGTATCTTTACAACTTTATGGAAACACTTCATTGTAAacatcattgaaataaaaaacaaaagtgaACTGGTGTCTTATAACTCGGCTATGAAAATAGATTAAAACTTAATCGATATAGCTAAcgatttcttttgttttacaatTAAATACTCATTATGGCAGACAGTATTCTATCCAGTTAAGCGTAAAAACTTATTTACTTCTGAACTTTATGTGTTTTGCGGCCATTTCTTTGCTATAAATTAATGTTAGTAAATGTGCTTAACACCAACTATCTGGACAGTAAAAAATACTCTCTCGTGTGTTTAATGTTTTTACGGTGTCTAGGTCCTCGTACATGCGTAGCTTATATTACCGTGCCCAGTATATCGGAGCGTTGGGCAATGGAGCCTTGCAGCTCAAAAACTGAAACCATCGAGTCCATTTGAAAAGTGTCTATAAACAAGGATTAAAAGAATTGTGATTTATGAGGCTCTCATGGAACTTCTGATACAAATAGATTGCTCAGATCATAGTGTATTCTGTAAAACGTGACAAATATTTAGAGTAAAGTATGCTAGTTGCGGTACTGGTAGCTCGTTATACggtgtaaaaatgttaaaaagtagcTCTACGCACAACGTGATGTGTTTATCTAGAAAATTGTTCCATATAACAAGCTTACTAAAGAAAGCTCGCTACTTTCAGCCGGTATACTTTTAtcatattgacttgaaactttatatGTTGTAATGGAAAAAGTTCTCACATGCACATATCTGAAATTCCTGAAATAATACCGATTTTGATAGAAATAGCTAGTGCTTACAAACTTTAAAAGCTTTCCATATAGAAATGTGTCCTACAATTCTATAGATTTTCTAACTAAAAACCATTTGCTTCAGTAACAGTTTTCATGTGTGAATTTATTTAGTATACAAACTTGTACATAAGCAGTAAAGATCTCCAAACTCGGAAATGCGCGCAATATCGAGAGTACGAGgcataattatgaactttatgtAGCAAGTTCCATGAGAAGCAATATTCTTAAGCATTTGTCCTAGTAGCAAATGTTCACTTACTTATTTTTTGTTGCGAGGCTCCGCGGTAAACTGTGCTACGAGGTATCTCTGTGGCTTTATTGGCTATGTGCGAACATGTCTGAAAATACAACTGAgctctgtaggaccacattcgtaacagatcgcatttgtaacaggtgttacaaatgcgatcgcatatgtaacaggtattacaaatgagatcgcatatgtaacagaaatcaagcacatatgtaaccatttttgtgacaaatgtgatcgatgccgatttttgatgtgacatctgatcacatttgtcacatgtgaTTTTcgatcggaaaaatgaacaaaaaagtgcatttttacatctgaaacacatttgtaacatgttttggCTCACTTGTGCGAAGTGACAAAGTaaactattgtgatcaccctttgtacGTCGttcgtcgtccgaccgtccgtccgttcacatttttcttgtgaatacaatagaggcaacatttataaattgattttgacagaacttgcacagaacttatatatatctatgatatctcggttcctttcgataACCAGCCATATCACTTTATTCGTCTTGGAGTGATGACACCTGATATGGCAATagttactgattttagccttgtgaacgcgatagagaccacatttttttgtttattttgactaaacttgcacacaactatatatctataagatctcggttgctttcaaaaacaaccgtattgcaccatttgacttggagttacggcccctgaattggcaaaaatgctgattttatcaTTGTCAACACAATAGAGActacatatttattatttgattttttattaaacttacataggatctcacttccttttaaaacagccatatcgcgccatttgtctcggagttatggctgaaatggcaaaatttgcttattttagcctagtgaacacaatagagaccataattatttattatttcattttgaccaaacttgtatagaagttatatgtCTATAACATCTCGAAACCTTGCGCGAAAACTAGCTATATAGCAgcatttgtcctggagttatggcccataaaatgacaaaatttgctgattttagcattgtgaacatgacagaaaTCACATTTAtcctttgattttgaccaaacttgcaatgaacttatatatcattaagatcttgCTTTTTTTCTTCGACTCGTAGccatatcacgctatttgtcttaaagttatggcccctaaaatggcaaaaatcgcagatttaataacatgtattgtGTAATATTACTTATGTAAGCGATATTGGGCTATGACagccctcttgttaattagagGAATATTATCCGGTCAGGcgaatatcttggtactggtttgttatctgggaattaaacttggcaagaataccgtTACCATGACTGGTCTAttcatagtagcatggtactacatgtatatgtcatTCATATCGGTTTTAGTctgtaacatttcattttcactaaatgtatgaatatatgaatatgtgcgatgaaaggggaagatgcacaccacatgcaaagcttgtttccgtagaacaccgggtatatataaatttatgtatacattaaaatagtgactagcttgactattcgaagacttctcatggctattgttctgatcctgatgtcgtcggcgtccgcgggttctctgcaagataggtttttcgttttcgttttttttatctttgtctgttcgcattgctttaaacatcaaaaacaaaacatatactgACGATTAtagatacatcaaatgaaatatgtcccctTTAAAACCatgacgtgaactttattggacaagttataccaaggacaagaacctatatacaaactccgctatttcacggcgggattataataaaagaaggcctgtTACCTCACATGCGGGCTCAGTGGGATGAGGGTAATTAAAAAATAagatgtattttcttaaaatctcatagacattagttcgcagcacaaggtcggactctcctagacttaaggctaacaaCTCCGTCCATGATAAGTTGTTTACAATTTGTCTCAGGCTATGGCAACTTCCTGTTTAtcacccaacttgaaacagctctggatgacgaaagatagctacaaatgtatgtcgccaccgggttcgaaccagtgacctgagcatgtgggtctacattccAGCTAGTCGAGTTAAAagtagaagtagctgaatttgtgatcatattatagtggtagttgCAGTGATGATAGtaaaaattgagccacgtcacgggaaaattggcattcggacattttttTGAATTTCAGGAAAGTGTATAttatttaggctgacctgtgcatgtATGCacctgaattagggtcagaaatttcatattcaggtagaataagccttctttgaaataatagCGAACGGATTGGGCCCTGATCAGACAGCGCGGATGAGCATGCTGATCTTGACCCACAGTGGTCGCAAAGCCTCGCAGATTTCCGacggcccattttctcatgatgcggctcaaataattttatcacGTCACtgacgtcgacgacgacgacACTAgtttgtgatggtgcttatggcagtcatttaatgatgttgcgatgacaagcaactgattgaacatttgcagtataaaacccAACATGATATATATGTgtttctcatgtcaacccccatgttggacacaaacattcgtaacacattttacctgttacgaatgcgatcgcatacgtacgaaatctgttacaaatgcgatctgttacgaatgtggtcctacagtttaatcaaataaagcagtttcagttttcagttacAGAGCTCCCATTtatattatggtggctgatttctgccatttcgcgttttcgctcCGCGACCCCGCAAAGCGAAAACatgagaattaacaagttaaaatggcgggggcgcggggcgaaaaggGGCGCAGAGCGAAAACACGATGATTAGCGGGGTAGCGGGGCGAGATTTGGTAACTGGTAttcgggggcgcggggcgagatttagtaactgaaaTGTCAGGTGTGCgatgcgaaaactcgacgtttaagcagagctaattgtcgtgttttcgccctgcgCCCcggacataccagttactaaatctcgccctgTGACCCCGctgattatcgtgttttcgctccgcgcccccgctaaatagcgagttttcgccccgcgccctcgccattttaacttgttaactctcgtgttttcgctcggcggggtcgcggtgcgaaaacacgaaatggcagaaatcagccaccatacatttTATCTGTAATGATAGACAACGAACAAGCATGGATAATGCTGTTGGATAGTTGTTCATAACGTTTGCTTCTGAAGTCATTTGCAATGTCAGCTGTTCAGGTTATAAAAAAGACATAAGATCAATGCAAAGTTTTACCTTATCGGAAAGTGAAAACGTAATTAAGATGAAGTTTCCCACGCCAGGTTCACTCTATTATTTCCACAGCATATTCTCAAAGAAGGTCATgttttatttaagtttatttaaGTATCTAGAACATTAACCACATCATGTAGTTATATGGACTATAGCTATGCGCCCGGTACATAAATCATATTGAGGCTACGAAAACGGGATCAGATTTACACATTTCTTGAAATTATCTTGAAATGGCTTCCGAGGCGATGATCAACTACAATGAATGTTTCTTTTTACTAAGACAGCTATTTGGTATAGTCAAGggcaaatatatttaatattacttTTGATAGAATCCATAGACATTTCGGTAAACAGTGAAATGCTGAATTGCTAAAGATACGGACGTGACTGAAACATAGTAAACATGTGTGTCACCTGTATCCGTGCAACTTACCTTACATCCGATACATACCAAGTTTAGATTTTTAACAATACATTTTCTGTATGCTATCGTTATATAACATCGGCTAAGGATAcgtttaaagtaatattatgtcacagttacaaataaattaaattgaaaaacgTGACATCAGAGTAATGTGTGAATTAAGTCAAAAAATTGTACAAGTATTAATGAGCAACTTTAGTTCACAGGTATTGACATAGGAAATTTCTTTAGGGACATAACTCACCAAATCATATTTAACAACTCTACTTTGGGTTCTATTCTCCCTTTGAACGCTAAACACGTTGATGTATTTACTGTAACAATATTTAGTTTGACCCTGTAAGTATGTTTGATCCTCTACATACCTAACTTGTGTTGGCttatgtatttactgtatcactatttagtttgatcctgtacgtacctaacttgtgctggcttatgtatttactgtatcactatttagtttgatcctgtacgtacctaacttgtgctggcttaggtatttactgtatcactatttagtttgatcctCTACGTACCTAACTAGTACTGGCTTATAtatttactgtatcactatttagtttgatcctgtacgtacctaacttgtgctggcttatgtatttactGTATTATTATTTCGTTTGATCCTATACgtgtgctggcttatgtatttaaTGTATCATTATTTCGTTTGATCCTGTACGTGTGCTGGCTTATGCATTTACTGTATCATTATTTAGTTTGatcctgtacgtacctaactagtgctggcttatgtatttactgtatcaTTATTTCGTTCCTGTACGTGTGCTGGCTTATGCATTTACTGTATCATTATTTAGTTTGAccct
It includes:
- the LOC128548168 gene encoding sushi, von Willebrand factor type A, EGF and pentraxin domain-containing protein 1-like, producing MWSYRAQLYFQTCSHIANKATEIPRSTVYRGASQQKITSIPDTRFSISCSSEQESWCVGCGALPSIPNGYLELKEQGNTSYKSKAATVCDDGYETVTAEVTCLSNASWEGVVCTVKDCGPAPSISFGDARLVDAGNSTYGAKTEVTCYPGYETSKEVITCMVSGVWDNTTCLPKDCGSSIS